A window of the Chiloscyllium plagiosum isolate BGI_BamShark_2017 chromosome 13, ASM401019v2, whole genome shotgun sequence genome harbors these coding sequences:
- the LOC122555633 gene encoding deleted in malignant brain tumors 1 protein-like — protein MTEALNRYFASVFTVEETNNMPVSDEETNVGENMERIVIKLMELKIESTCEGRVEVYYDSVWGRVTDTQWNFNEAEVVCRQLKCGSAINIYNQLKFGKGTGPTWISNVRCNGSEPFLWNSSFTKSEQLSIGDDVGVVCSDHIRIRLVDGGSRCAGRVELYSSGTWGTVCDDSWDLADAQVACNQLKCGQAINATISSWFGPGVGPIWLDNVNCSMNDSVVWECLAGPSSESNCNHKEDAGVICFELRLTAGFENCSGRVKIFFKGSWGTVCDDSWDKQDAAVVCQQLNCGGPIWTVGGMIFDQGQQKLTATFNQTRPPTLIIPSILVILLIAVSLALAAELQRSFQKDLFPPSDAELEREYDEIQ, from the exons ATGACTGAGGCattgaatagatactttgcatcggtcttcacagtggaggagacTAATAACATGCCTGTAAGTGATGAAGAGACAAATGTAGGAGAGAATATGGAAAGAATTGTTattaagctaatggagctaaagataG AGAGCACTTGCGAAGGCCGTGTGGAGGTTTATTATGACAGTGTTTGGGGGAGAGTGACTGACACTCAGTGGAATTTCAATGAAGCAGAAGTGGTGTGCAGACAGCTGAAATGTGGCTCTGCAATAAACATTTACAACCAATTGAAGTTTGGGAAAGGCACCGGACCGACCTGGATCAGTAATGTCAGGTGCAACGGAAGTGAACCCTTCCTTTGGAATTCCAGTTTTACAAAATCGGAGCAGTTATCAATTGGAGATGACGTGGGAGTGGTGTGCTCTG ATCATATTCGGATAAGATTGGTGGATGGTGGAAGTCGCTGTGCTGGAAGGGTGGAGCTTTATTCCAGTGGAACCTGGGGAACTGTGTGTGATGACTCCTGGGATTTAGCAGATGCCCAAGTTGCCTGTAACCAGCTGAAGTGCGGACAGGCTATAAATGCAACAATTTCCAGTTGGTTTGGTCCAGGAGTGGGGCCTATTTGGTTAGATAATGTGAACTGCAGCATGAATGATTCTGTTGTATGGGAATGCCTGGCTGGGCCATCGAGTGAGAGCAATTGCAATCATAAAGAAGATGCTGGAGTTATCTGCTTTG agTTACGGCTAACTGCAGGATTTGAGAATTGTTCTGGAAGAGTTAAAATATTCTTCAAAGGTTCATGGGGAACAGTTTGTGATGATTCCTGGGATAAGCAGGATGCTGCTGTCGTCTGTCAGCAATTAAATTGTGGTGGCccaatttggactgtgggaggaatgatATTCGACCAAG GCCAGCAGAAACTCACAGCGACTTTCAACCAGACAAGACCCCCTACTTTAATCATCCCTTCCATTCTTGTTATTCTTTTGATTGCTGTGTCACTTGCTTTGGCTGCAGAATTACAGAGAAGCTTCCAGAAAG ATTTGTTTCCTCCATCTGATGCTGAACTTGAAAGGGAATATGATGAAATTCAATAA